The Oncorhynchus tshawytscha isolate Ot180627B linkage group LG08, Otsh_v2.0, whole genome shotgun sequence genome window below encodes:
- the LOC112256152 gene encoding tubulin beta-4B chain, with translation MREIVHLQAGQCGNQIGAKFWEVISDEHGIDPTGSYHGDSDLQLERINVYYNEASGGKYVPRAVLVDLEPGTMDSVRSGPFGQIFRPDNFVFGQSGAGNNWAKGHYTEGAELVDSVLDVVRKEAESCDCLQGFQLTHSLGGGTGSGMGTLLISKIREEYPDRIMNTFSVVPSPKVSDTVVEPYNATLSVHQLVENTDETYCIDNEALYDICFRTLKLTTPTYGDLNHLVSATMSGVTTCLRFPGQLNADLRKLAVNMVPFPRLHFFMPGFAPLTSRGSQQYRALTVPELTQQMFDSKNMMAACDPRHGRYLTVAAVFRGRMSMKEVDEQMLNVQNKNSSYFVEWIPNNVKTAVCDIPPRGLKMAATFIGNSTAIQELFKRISEQFTAMFRRKAFLHWYTGEGMDEMEFTEAESNMNDLVSEYQQYQDATAEEEGEFEEEEGEEELA, from the exons ATGAGGGAGATTGTTCATTTACAAGCTGGGCAGTGCGGTAATCAAATTGGCGCTAAG TTCTGGGAGGTGATCAGTGACGAGCATGGCATTGACCCCACTGGAAGTTACCATGGGGACAGTGATCTTCAGTTGGAAAGGATTAATGTATACTACAATGAAGCTTCAG GTGGAAAGTATGTACCCCGTGCAGTACTTGTGGACTTGGAGCCTGGGACCATGGACTCTGTGAGATCTGGACCATTTGGTCAGATCTTCAGGCCTGACAACTTTGTCTTTG GTCAGAGTGGCGCTGGTAACAACTGGGCCAAGGGCCACTACACCGAGGGTGCAGAGCTAGTTGACTCCGTCTTGGATGTAGTGAGGAAGGAAGCTGAGAGCTGTGACTGCCTCCAGGGCTTCCAGCTCACCCACTCCCTGGGAGGTGGAACTGGCTCTGGCATGGGCACCCTGCTTATCAGCAAGATCCGTGAAGAATATCCTGACCGCATCATGAACACTTTCAGTGTGGTGCCCTCCCCTAAAGTGTCAGACACTGTGGTGGAACCCTACAACGCCACCCTCTCAGTCCACCAGCTGGTAGAGAACACAGACGAGACCTACTGCATCGACAATGAGGCTCTCTATGACATCTGCTTCCGTACCCTTAAACTCACCACACCCACCTACGGAGACCTCAACCACCTGGTGTCTGCCACCATGAGTGGGGTCACCACCTGTCTCCGCTTCCCTGGCCAGCTCAATGCCGACCTGCGCAAACTGGCAGTCAACATGGTGCCTTTCCCCCGTCTCCACTTCTTCATGCCTGGCTTTGCACCTCTTACCAGCAGGGGAAGCCAGCAGTACAGAGCCCTGACGGTTCCAGAGCTCACTCAGCAGATGTTTGACTCTAAGAACATGATGGCAGCCTGTGATCCCCGCCACGGACGCTATCTCACCGTGGCCGCAGTCTTCCGCGGGCGCATGTCCATGAAAGAGGTGGACGAGCAGATGCTGAACGTACAGAACAAGAACAGCAGCTACTTCGTTGAATGGATCCCAAACAACGTCAAGACTGCAGTCTGTGACATTCCTCCCCGTGGCCTCAAGATGGCCGCCACCTTCATCGGCAACAGCACTGCCATCCAGGAGCTGTTCAAGCGCATCTCTGAGCAGTTCACAGCTATGTTCCGCCGTAAAGCTTTCCTCCATTGGTACACCGGAGAGGGCATGGATGAGATGGAGTTCACCGAGGCAGAGAGCAACATGAATGATCTGGTGTCTGAGTACCAGCAGTACCAAGATGCCActgcagaggaggagggagagtttGAAGAGGAGGAGGGCGAAGAGGAGTTggcttaa
- the LOC112256151 gene encoding diacylglycerol kinase theta — translation MANSTRTKNENSIMESASPLSGRKKAQQSPGSRSRYHVSAPGHCFRKVTLTKPTFCHNCSDFIWGLIGFICEVCNFMCHEKCLKTVRTACSCMAPTLVQIPVAHCFGPAGQKKRFCCVCRKHLEGNTAIRCEVCELHAHSECAAFSCGDCRLCHQDGSQDFDTLHHHWREGNIPSGARCEVCRRTCGSSDVLAGMRCEWCGMTTHAACYVIVPPECGLGRLRSMLLHPACVRICSRNFSKMHCYRISESCQNDLDNLDEVDTQIPATTKESQPATTADSGKQVLKVFDGDDAVKRSHFRLVSIPRITKNEEVVESALRTFYIPDDSLDYELQDNGQQALHSNDILNRNGTPDEKAIFKENVPEAWLLRAKPQDTEVLKVYAGWLKVGVAYISISISKNSTVDSVINEVLTQLGRQDEDPSSFSLVEVYMGSKQVQRQGLTGQELLLYKLQEIRKISLRQMNQTRFYIVESRKQVVQVNLLLEGLPVQLSKEEYTNLLQEHLAIKSHLVTITHVYGSQGAVVVQITCFSEAERIYMLAKDTSVSNQQLTSLVIPEIMHNKLPKGGSPLLVFVNPKSGGLKGQELLYGFRKLLNPHQVFDMTNGGPLPGLHTFREVPRFRVLVCGGDGTVGWVLGVLEAIRHKLVCPEPPIGIVPLGTGNDLARILRWGAGYSGEDPHHILVSVDEAEEVQMDRWTILLDAQEVTEDGKENGFLEPPKIVQMNNYFGLGIDAELSLDFHHAREEEPGKFNSRFHNKGVYLKAGLQKLSHTRNLHKDLKLQVDKQEVELPSIEGLIFLNIPSWGSGADLWGSEGDSRYGKPRIDDGMLEVVGVTGVVHMGQVQGGMRSGIRLAQGNYVRITVTKPIPVQVDGEPWIQAPGNIIISAAGPKVRMLRKSKHKQKKQPASLKERRSESPSSSDGGH, via the exons ATGGCAAACAGCACTCGAACGAAGAATGAGAATTCCATCATGGAAAGCGCAAGCCCCCTGTCCGGGAGGAAAAAGGCACAACAATCCCCTGGGTCTCGCTCAAGGTACCATGTCAGTGCACCCGGACATTGTTTTAGGAAAGTGACTCTCACCAAGCCAACGTTCTGCCACAACTGCAGTGATTTCATATGGGGTCTTATCGGATTCATTTGTGAAG TATGTAACTTTATGTGCCATGAGAAGTGCCTGAAGACTGTGAGGACTGCGTGTTCATGTATGGCCCCGACGCTGGTGCAG ATCCCTGTGGCCCATTGCTTTGGTCCAGCAGGGCAGAAAAAGAGATTCTGCTGTGTGTGTCGAAAACATCTGGAGGGAAACACAGCCATTCGCTGTGAAG TTTGTGAGCTGCATGCCCACTCGGAATGTGCTGCATTCAGCTGTGGTGACTGTCGTCTCTGCCATCAGGATGGGAGTCAGGACTTT GATACGCTTCACCACCACTGGCGGGAGGGAAACATCCCCTCAGGTGCACGCTGTGAGGTCTGCCGACGCACCTGTGGCTCCTCGGACGTCCTGGCGGGGATGCGGTGCGAGTGGTGTGGTATGACG ACACACGCTGCCTGTTATGTCATTGTGCCTCCAGAGTGTGGCCTAGGACGTCTACGTAGCATGCTCCTTCACCCCGCTTGCGTGCGAATATGCTCGCGGAACTTCAGCAAGATGCACTGCTACCGCATCTCTGAGAGCTGCCAGAATGACCTGG ATAACCTGGACGAAGTTGACACCCAGATTCCAGCAACTACAAAGGAGAGCCAGCCGGCAACCACAGCGGATTCAG GGAAGCAGGTTCTCAAGGTGTTTGATGGGGACGATGCAGTCAAGCGCAGCCACTTCCGCTTGGTCTCCATTCCTCGGATAACCAAGAATGAGGAAGTGGTG GAGTCAGCGTTGAGGACCTTCTACATCCCAGATGACTCGCTGGACTACGAGCTCCAAGACAACGGCCAGCAGGCTCTACACAGCAATGACATCCTCAACCGTAACGGCACCCCTGACGAAAAGGCCATCTTTAAGGAGAATGTGCCTGAGGCGTGGCTTCTAAGGGCCAAACCCCAGGACACAGAGGTCCTCAAGGTTTATGCTGGCTGGCTCAA GGTTGGTGTGGCGTACatatccatctccatctccaagAACAGCACAGTGGATTCTGTCATTAACGAGGTCCTCACTCAACTGGGAAGACAG GACGAAGACCCATCAAGCTTTAGCCTTGTGGAGGTTTACATGGGCAGTAAGCAAG TTCAGAGACAAGGGCTGACAGGCCAGGAGCTGCTACTGTACAAACTGCAGGAGATAAGGAAG ATCTCCCTAAGGCAGATGAACCAGACCCGTTTCTACATAGTGGAGAGCAGGAAGCAAGTTGTGCAGGTCAACCTGCTGCTGGAGGGACTGCCTGTACAACTGAGCAAGGAGGAATATACCAACCTTCTACAGGAGCACTTAGCTATCAAGA GTCACTTGGTCACCATCACACATGTTTACGGGAGCCAAG GTGCAGTAGTGGTGCAGATAACGTGCttctctgaggctgagaggatCTACATGTTAGCCAAAGACACGTCTGTCAGCAACCAGCAGCTGACCTCCCTAGTCATACCAGAGATCATG CACAACAAGTTGCCCAAAGGGGGCTCGCCCTTACTGGTGTTTGTCAACCCCAAGAGCGGCGGGCTGAAGGGCCAAGAGCTTCTTTACGGCTTCCGGAAGCTTCTCAACCCCCACCAAGTGTTTGACATGACCAACGGGGGACCGTTGCCTGG ACTGCACACGTTTAGAGAGGTACCCCGCTTCCGAGTTTTGGTGTGTGGGGGAGATGGGACGGTGGGCTGGGTCCTGGGGGTCCTGGAGGCCATCCGACACAAGCTGGTCTGTCCTGAGCCCCCCATTGGTattgtcccactgggcacag GTAATGACCTGGCGCGGATCCTGCGCTGGGGGGCGGGTTACAGCGGAGAGGACCCCCACCACATCCTTGTGTCTGTAGACGAGGCGGAGGAGGTGCAGATGGACCGCTGGACCATCCTGCTGGATGCACAGGAAGTCACAGAGGACGGCAAGGAGAACGGCTTCCTGGAACCACCAAAG ATAGTGCAGATGAACAATTATTTTGGTCTGGGCATCGATGCTGAGCTCAGTTTGGACTTCCACCATGCCCGTGAAGAAGAACCAGGAAAGTTCAACAGCAG GTTCCATAACAAAGGTGTGTACCTGAAGGCGGGTCTGCAGAAGCTGAGCCACACACGGAACCTTCACAAGGACCTTAAACTGCAGGTGGACAAACAAGAAGTGGAACTGCCCAGCATAGAAGGCCTCATCTTCCTAAACATCCCCAG ctggGGCTCTGGGGCAGACCTGTGGGGATCAGAGGGTGACTCGCGCTACGGGAAACCACGCATTGACGATGGCATGCTGGAGGTGGTGGGGGTGACCGGGGTAGTGCACATG GGCCAGGTGCAGGGCGGCATGCGTTCTGGGATCCGTCTCGCCCAGGGCAACTACGTGCGTATCACAGTGACCAAGCCCATCCCTGTGCAGGTGGATGGAGAGCCCTGGATCCAGGCCCCTGGAAATATCATCATATCTGCAGCAGGCCCAAAG GTACGGATGCTGAGGAAGTCCAAACACAAACAGAAGAAGCAGCCTGCCAGCCTGAAAGAGAGGCGATCCGAAAGCCCTTCGTCCAGCGATGGGGGACACTGA